A single genomic interval of Dioscorea cayenensis subsp. rotundata cultivar TDr96_F1 unplaced genomic scaffold, TDr96_F1_v2_PseudoChromosome.rev07_lg8_w22 25.fasta BLBR01000641.1, whole genome shotgun sequence harbors:
- the LOC120254799 gene encoding uncharacterized protein LOC120254799, producing the protein MQSKMINHEEQQVPHKNDQVLRRACSDVVTEAGKLINGFDISLSLKINNNEVEMVECECCGLCEECTPTYIMSIKDSFGGKWICGLCSEAVKEKMKRNLGLAIDGALENHGAFCKQFNQTIRINPKLSLAGAMRDIARRSYQNRNSTKDFCESKIARTMSCVKVRRSSFQ; encoded by the exons ATGCAGTCCAAAATGATCAACCATGAAGAACAGCAAGTGCCACACAAG AATGATCAAGTCCTTAGAAGAGCCTGCTCTGATGTTGTTACTGAGGCTGGTAAGCTCATCAATGGCTTTGACATCAGCTTAAGCTTGAAGATTAACAACAATGAAGTTGAAATGGTGGAGTGTGAGTGTTGTGGATTGTGCGAGGAATGTACTCCTACTTACATAATGAGTATTAAGGACTCCTTTGGTGGGAAATGGATCTGCGGGCTGTGCTCGGAAGCTGTGAAAGAGAAGATGAAGCGAAACCTGGGTCTTGCCATTGATGGAGCACTGGAGAATCACGGTGCTTTCTGCAAGCAGTTCAATCAGACCATTAGGATCAACCCTAAGCTCTCACTTGCTGGTGCAATGAGGGATATTGCAAGGAGGAGCTATCAGAATAGGAACTCTACTAAGGATTTTTGTGAGTCTAAGATTGCCAGAACTATGAGTTGTGTCAAGGTCCGGAGATCATCTttccaataa
- the LOC120254810 gene encoding N5-carboxyaminoimidazole ribonucleotide mutase, with product MWKLRKMGHITITGSSMNIVKSRVNSIQNNDQSQTAVIPQVAIIMGSDSDLPIMKDAAVVLKNFDVPFEVIIVSAHRTPDRMYSFASSAKNKGIHVIIAGTGGAAHLPGLVASLTSLPVIGIPIRTASLDGVDSLLSIVEESQWPPLQLVIQPMQPC from the exons ATGTGGAAGCTACGAAAGATGGGCCATATAACAATCACAGGATCTTCCATGAACATTGTGAAATCACGCGTAAACTCCATACAGAACAATGATCAGAGCCAAACTGCAG TCATTCCTCAAGTTGCCATAATCATGGGCTCTGATTCAGACCTTCCTATAATGAAGGATGCAGCTGTGGTCCTGAAGAACTTTGATGTGCCATTTGAG gTAATTATTGTTTCGGCACACCGGACCCCTGATAGGATGTACTCTTTTGCTTCATCTGCAAAGAACAAGGGAATTCATGTCATCATTGCTGGTACTGGTGGTGCAGCACATTTACCAG gttTGGTGGCCTCATTGACATCTTTGCCTGTAATTGGCATCCCCATTAGAACTGCTTCACTGGATGGAGTTGATTCCCTCTTATCCATTGTCGAG GAATCCCAGTGGCCACCGTTGCAATTGGTAATTCAGCCAATGCAGCCTTGTTAG
- the LOC120254809 gene encoding glutamyl-tRNA reductase-binding protein, chloroplastic-like, which yields MSSATMLSTSLSLSAAASRLPLPTIPKFPLPNSATISSFSLHLTRCSLCIATEPSPSPSPSPSPLKEDQERHVKPSLAEVSRTIMELASVGTLSTTVDDGWPLGIGARFVVDAQGLPALCLNDSERFFQACGKSSFHVGFEQSGLRTPQCTILGSLNKTEDESLLKRLCTKWERKFGEEVDKDFLYVISVERVLQVENFNEGGLWVNSLEYINAEPDPLRNFAAKIVNEMNSVHSEEVRRLCNIYVDTEFQVRDTKMIWVDRLGFDLYVYSGDSVFAVRIPFPSEVTDEKGVKSSFNSMSHLAWEIEKNYIALDFEKVKTLKKIR from the exons ATGTCCTCGGCGACCATGCTTTCCACTTCCTTGTCACTATCAGCTGCTGCCTCTCGCCTTCCTCTCCCCACAATCCCCAAATTCCCACTTCCAAACTCTGCcacaatttcttcattttcccTGCATCTCACTAGATGTTCTCTCTGTATAGCCACCGAGCCTTCGCCTTCGCCTTCGCCTTCGCCTTCGCCTTTGAAAGAAGATCAAGAACGCCATGTGAAACCTTCTCTTGCGGAGGTCTCCAGGACTATTATGGAACTCGCCTCTGTTGGAACGCTGTCAACCACGGTTGACGATGGGTGGCCGCTCGGTATTGGAGCTCGGTTCGTCGTTGACGCCCAGGGACTGCCGGCTCTGTGCTTGAATGACAGCGAGAGGTTCTTCCAGGCTTGTGGAAAGTCAAGTTTTCATGTTGGG TTTGAGCAGAGTGGTTTGCGCACCCCACAATGCACTATTTTGGGGAGCTTAAACAAAACTGAGGATGAATCGCTCTTGAAG AGGCTTTGCACGAAATGGGAAAGAAAGTTTGGTGAAGAAGTGGATAAGGACTTTTTGTATGTGATTTCAGTTGAACGTGTCCTTCAGGTGGAAAATTTCAATGAG GGTGGCCTCTGGGTAAACTCATTGGAATATATAAATGCTGAACCTGATCCACTTAGGAACTTTGCTGCAAAGATCGTCAATGAAATGAACTCTGTACATTCTGAAGAAGTCCGCCGATTGTGCAACATTTATGTGGACACAGAATTTCAG GTTAGAGACACAAAGATGATATGGGTTGACCGGCTAGGCTTTGACTTGTATGTATATTCTGGCGACAGTGTGTTTGCAGTCCGCATCCCATTTCCTAGTGAAGTCACAGATGAGAAGGGTGTGAAATCATCGTTCAACTCCATGTCTCACTTGGCATGGGAGATAGAGAAGAACTACATCGCTCTGGATTTTGAAAAAGTCAAGACTCTGAAGAAGATCAGATAG